TTTTAAAACCAGCCTTGAGTGTACGGATTCTTTGATAATTCCAGAAAGTCCTGATACGTACATGTGTAAAATGataacggaattatttttttaaaggtaCGCAAAGGCATTTCTCTCAATCCTCGACTCCCCAAAAAGGTATGTTGTCACAACCAATTGAACATTTGGCTGGCATAGCGTTGTCTAGAGTTACAATTTCACTAGGTCCTATGTCAGTAAATTTAAATGTATTAGAATTGCGAGGAGGGTATGTAATGTATTGTTCGCTCACAGCTGTATCCATTAAGGGAAAACGTACTATGCAAATACAGGTATTATTGGTCAAAACAAGGGTGTTTATTCATACTTCGAGGCATTTGAAGTCATGGTGTAAGGGTGTGCTGGGGGGTTAAGATTGTAGATCATAACACGCCACGTTATCCTGGAATTACCCGAATTTTAATAGGTTGGTACAGTATTCTTTTTCCTTACTCGATTGAGCATTGTTACTTAATAACGAGCCAGTCTGAATGACTGTAGGAAATAATCATTGATTTTGTGCATATTTACTATCGAATGCCAAAAGCATTGCTTCTTAATTTGttcgaaaatttgtttgttcGACAACTGCTCGAGCCACGGCACAATTTGGAAAGCAATTGCCGAGAGGTTATTGTCGTGTGTGGCTTTCGGTGGTGACTCCTTAAGATTGTGAAGATGTACCTTCGCTAATTATTCCGAAAGTTGTATTAAACCAGCAGCAATTGACCCTTTCCTTACTGAAAGTGGCGCACTAGTACACTCAAAGCAAACATGACATTAACTCTTCTTCAAAAAAGGCGTAAATTCTGACACCGTCTTATCTTTTGTCAGTTTCACGTCTGGTGTCTACAACTGAGGCGGTATAATAAACAAGCAGAAAGGAAATTGAACTTCTCAATTTTCGGATCCAAGGGCAGCTCATAACTGAACTAACGTGAAAGCGATGGCTTCGTGAATATATCCTGAAACTTGGGAGCTTTCACTCCCAAGAAGTATCAAAACATCTCGGAAGAAGGAAACGCCACGTTGTGATTATTCAAAAAGATAAGTATATCAAAATATAAAAGAACTGGTATAGTGAGCAACCGCATAAATTGTACGGATGCCATCGTACGTGCATGCAAGGTCAGAATACCCAGTGGCTTAAAGGTGGTTCGCCTTTTGCAGAGACTGTACGCTTTAGAACTTTCCTCCTCTGTTCCTGGAGCGTGTTAAAACAAAGATGAAGACCACCACAGGGACTACGTTCTCAGCACAAGAAGCCTACTCATGTCACGCGACTAGTGACTAGTTCCAACGCACAGAATGGACTGTTCTTCGCTATTCTTTGGGCAACAAATCCCGTTTTTGCCCTTCTAACGCGAAGCTGTGTGAGGCTGCACAGACGTCAAACTTGAAGCAGACTGGGCCAGACGCAAAACTTAGGACATCTCGCGGCTATTTAGGTGACGCGCACTGCTTTGCGAGTCTCTCATCAATCAAGGTGGCGTTAAGTCATCATTCAATTGCAGCTACAGCATCGTTTCGAGAAAACGAGTCAAAGCCAGCTGTCTGAAAAGGCCCTTACACGTTATCCTGTCATCCTCTCTCTACACAGCTCATGATGCGCGTGATTTACCGCAGTACGCGTAAGCGGGAGGAGGAGTTCTTTCGTCCAAATGTTGACACTGTCGAGGCGTTTTACTCACGAAGAGCAGCACCATTCTGCCACACAAGTAAATGGGAATGTCACTGCCGCAAACGCTATGTATGTTTTCGGCTTCTTACACGGTATACTGCATCTTGCATTTGATAGTCGCTAAGTGATCCCAGCAAGGGTAATGAAGTATCTACAGCCGAAGACAAAATTCTACAGACCACGGGAGCGTCCACTACACTGCCTCGCTACGCCTTCTGACCGCTGCGCGCCTAAGTTCGAGAGCGCGTACTGCGCACGCGCGTCCCATTTTACCTGCCAGCCTGCTCGTTCGTTTGCTTCAACCGCGCGGGCGCCGGAACTCGGGAGAGAGCGCAAGGTGCAACTTCTACAGTCACCGTGGAAGAGCCCGAGCGATGATGACGGGACGAAAATACTTTACGTGTACTGGCAGGGCTCGGAGCGCACTGCTCTCTACGCCTTGCTGCCAGACGCTTTGCGGTGCGGAAAACATggtttgcgtcaatttttctgaaaTTTTTTAACATCGTTTACAGCCGTCTCTGAACGACGTCACAGGTTGTTGTCTCATCCTCTGCCTACACGCCTGATGATGCGCGTTTTTTACCGCAGTATGTGTACGCGTGTTCGGGGGGTGGAGTTGGGTGAGGGGGTGGTAGAGAGGTTCTACGCGTAACTTTGGAAGTGTTCACTTGAAGCCGTcatttctgtgaaaaaaaaacatcatagcGATGTTTCTTCCACGCTTGCCGTGAAAATTGTGCAAACAGCACGCACAATTTAAATATCCAATTCAACGGCAAGACAGAAACCATGCGACATAATCTAGACAGATGGGTGTTTCTCACACTCGAGCAGTCATTTTTACTTAGGCTAGTCGCGCAACCGGATAAGGCCAAGAGTTCGGCCTCAATTTTTCATATTTGTGTTGCTCACACAGAGCAATAAAAACTTGCGAGAACTGAATTTCACGCACATTTAACGTCAAATTGTGTGCGATGATCGCATTCACAAAATGTGTAAGTGAAAGACACGGCTTTTTGAGATCTCTAGAGCACGCATGTCCTTTTACAAAAAAATATaggttttgctgtttttttttcatacgaaCTTCGCAAGCTCGTAAAGATATACAACTAATCCTTTAAGCATTTTCAAATATTCACAAGCACAAAATGGCAAGAATGACAGTGCTTTTCAAATGGAGAGATAATGCAATGGCTGGCAAGAATGACAGTCAACAATTTTTCCGCATTTCGTGGCGCCAGCTACCATCTAGCTTATGGCATTTATAGTTCGCTTGTAATGGCTTTTGCTTCAttcgcacagaaaaaaaagctgaTGAAAACAACTTAGCTCCCTCCCTGAGATGGCAGTTTGCTTGATTTATCTCAGTTTCGGGCTCACGATGACCCTGTGCACCAATTCAATGCGTTAGCAATAAGAAAATGTCTTATAATAACACGAATGGCTCGAATAATTTGAATGATTGATAAATATAGTTTTTCACGTGTGTTGTCAATCAGTATGTAGTTCAGCCTGAAATATGTTCATCTTGAACATTTTAAAGTTCTTTACATGTGATACAAATTATTAAATTGGTGTAACTGAATATAGATTGCAAGTACCAACTGAAAGGAATTCGAGACAACCTTATCTTTGAACTGTTAATGAGCATAATTTTCGCTGTACTCTACTCTGTTTCCAGATAAGCCTGAAGCTCCTGCAGATTACGTGCTCCGGGTGTGGATTGATGGTGATCACAAAAGTACATCTTGCTTGaaggaaatggaaaagaaaagcaaggaagcAGGGAAGAATATAAACGAGTGTCCCCTCACTGGTAGTAGTCGAGGAAAGAAATCATAAACAAAAACTTCAAACGATTTCAAATAAAGTGAACTCCAATGACAATTATCTTATAGTCTCCAGTTTGTGCAAAACATTTTACCGTGCTTGTCGTGACCTTTTTTCTATATATTGAAAATTACTCAATATTCATGACTCCGTAGGAAATACGAAAATACTTTCGGAACATTGTACTAAACGAAAAAGAATCTCTAACAGTATTAAGTAAGCAAAAAAGCCTTCATGTTCTCTAGTTGAAATGCCAACTTTTTGAAAAGTTAGGCAAGAAACCATTTGCGTACGCACGTTGCACAAATTGTATCGTTTagtcagaaaaaaatatatattcgaGAACCTACCTATATGACTGTAATACATGAAGGTGATTACGAATCATTTACAATCTTTTAACATATCCTTAGGATTCTAGGCGATCATTGAAGTTTTTATACGGGTGACTTTAAAACACGAGAAGTACCCATAATGCATCGAACTGTCCTTGATATTGGAACCTAGTCTGATTGCAATCATGGCTGATTATTGCTTGTAAGATTACAGTCTTTGGGAGAAGAGGTCGCGCATAAATGTAATCAATAGCTTTCGTCGCGTGTTTTATTCTACTCTGCATTCAATATTTTTTGCTCTTCCCCAGTTACCATAAGATGTCGGGGAGGGAGCTCTTCTTGAGGCGTGGAACGCTTAACTAGAGTTCTTCGGTTGTCTATCCAGATATCTCTTCGCATTTTGCCAGTCAAAAGAGTAAAGCCGCTCCACGAATGGACTAAACTATGGTATTACTGAAGGCCTTTCTGTCCGTTGTATGAAAGTCTTCAGAAGCAGCTGACGCAGAATAGGGCGAACCAGCGCGCGTGTTTACGTATGTGTGTGCGTTTATCGGTGTGTCCCCGTTTTATCCAGTGGTGGTTATCCTACGCCAATATCTTTTAGTAGAACAAATTATGAAACAACAAAAAGGCAAAATAAATTTTTCTGTTCAACTACGAACACAAAAAGGTTTCATTTACATCCCCTCTGATTCGTTGACCAAAATTTAATTGGGCCGATTCCTGATTTTTCACAGAATCTCTCAACACTCTGACGACTGCAGAGTTACTTCCGTCGTGTTCACGAaaaatttaggatatttttgCTCAGAAAACGACATTTTGAAGAGCATGATAGCCTGCATCTAAGCAGCACAGTACATTGTTTGTGAATTTGATATGGTTTAAGGTGATCTGGTTAGCCTCTATGCTTTCTTTCTGTAATTgcacgtcacacacacacacacacacacacacacacacacacacacacacacacacacacacacacacacacacacacacacacacacacacatatatatatatatatatatatatatatatatatatatatatatatataggtgatagagagagagaatcttccagctaacttggaccaaatACTAAAAAAAACATAGGCGTTACGCGTGTCGACTTGCCGCAGCATTCTTCCGAGCCATATTGAGAACGTCATGCTGTATTTCAGCTTtcctaagaactcttgacactAGACTGAAATGCCGACCTCACCCCTCACATCACGCACTCTGGAATGAGGAATTGCAGACTTGAAAGCCAAAATGTCTACTTCGCCCTCTTCACTGATGGTCGCCTTTCTGTGCCGCGTCTTTTTGAAGCTACCCGGTCCTTTCAGCCTCAAGTAAGCCCTCATATTTatccgccgtggtttctcagtggctatggtgttgggctgctgagcacgaggtcgcggaatcgaatcccggccacggcggccgcatttcgatgggggcgaaatgcgaaaacaccagtggtacttagatttaggtgcacgttaaaaaaccccgggtggttgaaatttcaggagtcctacactagggcgtgcctcataatcaggaagtggttttggctcgttaaaccccataatttcattttttaagtCCTCATATTTGTGTTCGTGCTAGGCCTTCCTCCACATTGCATATTTTGGTATACCTTGGTAGCTTTCCACTTGTCGCCCCGTGCCGCTCCCAAGACTAAGACCATGTTAGCCTTCTGCGCGCTTCACTACGGCATGTTTGAGgtactgcaaacaaattcttcgaaacgGTTGCGCGCCACCACAGAAATAAACAGCGGAGCTCACATACATCTAGCCGTTGGCACTGCAGCTTGGAAGAAAAACGGCGTAGTAACAAATGTGGCTCTCTCTCGCGCAGGTTCCATATGTATGATGTATGATGCATGTTCCGtgtgtatttttttctattcAGCATCCACTTGTATGGTGGAAAAAAATTGCTGTTCTCCTCATATCGAAAGGAACGTCTGATGATggcgcgttcttcggcgacaggcgcgagcagctgctgacgaagcgctttttcgaAGCGCCATCGCCAGCCGCTGCTGGTAACttcagagccgagcaaaggttgaagcgCTTTCTCGTAAATGAAGGGAAGGCGCGGCACTGGagatgtttttacaaatcactcatgagagcgctgtaatcgcggcgcattTGGACGCACAGaacgcgctgtcacgtggtattttttaaactccgctGGCTTTCGTTTTCACCAAAGAACAgcggccacgctaagtctatctcatTCGGAGTAACTttgttgggcaatatttgtgaaggtccacaactttcctattgacgcctgaacgtttcaagctgcATTTGACAAGTTAATTTATGTCGGCGAATTACTAAAAAACATATGAGGGGAAAAtagtactgtaagtttagataaacgctaacaacatccacgtgATTTCTGTTCAGAAGTTCGCCTTGGTTTTTTCAAAATCTTCGTCCAAATTAGCTtgaacaccatatatatataagctGCGAAGCGCGACTTGACGGTTATCTTTGATTGATCTACGAAAGATAACTGTGAATTCGCGCTGCCTCTGTAGCGCTTGTTGGGGGACATCCGATTGTTTCATATATACCACGATAACTGTCTGccctgtttaatttttttccacCATTTACCTAAAGTGCGCGAAAAAGTAAATAATACCTAATGAACGCGCCGCCGTTTTAGTGCCCTCAACTGTAAGGTGAACGAATTAGCAAAGGATGCTCGGTGCACAGAGCTTCGTTGAACACGATGTCGGTGACGGCGATGGACGTGAAGTCACAAAAGGGGCGTACCGTGTTCAGAAAGAAATTCTTCAACGAAAAATCGGCTGCCAAGTGTGAATGCAATATTTGACTATAGGCAGCATTCATGCAGcgcagccatttttttctttcatttttcgggCCAATGAACATGCACCGTGGAGGGGGTGAGGCTGACAGTGTGATGCAGGACGGAGATAAAAACAATGCTGCCTCATGTCCATCACAGTCTATCACAGCCTGTTCCTGCAGCCTGTTCAATCGACCTCTGTACGCGCACCAGACTTTTCCTATTCGTTCAACTtacatttgagggcactaaaAGCGCGGCGCGTTAGCGGATAGTCACGTGgcatatttttctttaatttggcgcacacattaaacaaaggctagaaaaaaaattaggcaGGCCCCTTATTTTGGCATAGAACAAATTATCGGATTTTTCAGAAGAAGCGTTGCAGCTTTTCTATTGAAGATCTTTAGCTACACTTATTATTTTAGAAGTTAAATAAGCCAGCCTTGTTAATTACCCAGCTGGGCTTTTTGAAAAATACAGCATGACGTGCTCAATATGGCTCGGAAGAATGCTGCGGCAAGTCGACACGCGTAACgcctatgtttttttttagtatttggtccaagttagctggaaGATACTCTCTCTctatcacctatatatatatatatatatatatatatatatagatatatatatatatatatatatatatatatatatatatatatatatatatatatgtgtgtgtgtgtgtgtgtgtgtgtgtgtgtgtgtgtgtgtgtgacgtgcAATTACAGAAAGAAAGCATAGAGGCTAACCAGATCACCTTAAACCATATCAAATTCACAAACAATGTACTGTGCTGCTTAGATGCAGGCTATCATGCTCTTCAAAATGTCGTTTTCTGAGcaaaaatatcctaaattttTCGTGAACACGACGGAAGTAACTCTGCAGTCGTCAGAGTGTTGAGAGATTCTGTGAAAAATCAGCAATCGGCCCAATTAAATTTTGGTCAACGAATCAGAGGGGATGTAAATGAAACTTTTTTGTGTTCGTAGTTGAACAGAAAAATTTATTTTGCCTTTTTGTTGTTTCATAATTTGTTCTACTAAAAGATATTGGCGTAGGGTAACCACCACTGGATAAAACGGGGACACACCGATAAACGCACACACATACGTAAACACGCGCGCTGGTTCGCCCTATTCTGCGTCAGCTGCTTCTGAAGACTTTCATACAACGGACAGAAAGGCCTTCAGTAATACCATAGTTTAGTCCATTCGTGGAGCGGCTTTACTCTTTTGACTGGTAAAATGCGAAGAGATATCTGGATAGACAACCGAAGAACTCTAGTTAAGCGTTCCACGCCTCAAGAAGAGCTCCCTCCCCGACATTTTATGGTA
The sequence above is a segment of the Dermacentor variabilis isolate Ectoservices chromosome 7, ASM5094787v1, whole genome shotgun sequence genome. Coding sequences within it:
- the LOC142587023 gene encoding uncharacterized protein LOC142587023 isoform X3 → MQLPPTTRINIPIFTSKKGVIRIMCTDQAKTVVPLTDRHIGNHCNATFTRDGDSANYNAMNVSCIGTQRHFSQSSTPQKDKPEAPADYVLRVWIDGDHKSTSCLKEMEKKSKEAGKNINECPLTGSSRGKKS
- the LOC142587023 gene encoding uncharacterized protein LOC142587023 isoform X4; amino-acid sequence: MNVSCIDQDDNPPVTRRTQEKIVFQAYEAHQPDHSEFAVRYPKYFLFICALFKITFLEGTQRHFSQSSTPQKDKPEAPADYVLRVWIDGDHKSTSCLKEMEKKSKEAGKNINECPLTGSSRGKKS
- the LOC142587023 gene encoding uncharacterized protein LOC142587023 isoform X5, translating into MGHIGNHCNATFTRDGDSANYNAMNVSCIGTQRHFSQSSTPQKDKPEAPADYVLRVWIDGDHKSTSCLKEMEKKSKEAGKNINECPLTGSSRGKKS